The following proteins are co-located in the Vigna angularis cultivar LongXiaoDou No.4 chromosome 2, ASM1680809v1, whole genome shotgun sequence genome:
- the LOC108319012 gene encoding rho GDP-dissociation inhibitor 1 has translation MLIHFKFTIRYSQFCCPFPSLATKVVNLPLLPLKKGLLSVSLTLKMSAAVSSTTSRFVEELKNKPTDNDNSSNVVGGEPEQPPYSDSANSDVAEETEPEEDDDDSKLESDRELDIGPQITLKEQLEKDKDDESLRKWKEQLLGSVDMSFVGATKDPDVKILSLTITSPDRPDLVLPIPFTNDPKKSLFILKEGSKCAMKFTFSVSNNIVSGLKYTNVIWKTGVRVASRKKMLGTFSPQKEPYTYALEEESTPCGMFVRGTYAARTKFVDDDQKCYLDVNYYFEIQKNWIKPE, from the exons ATGCTcatacatttcaaattcacaATCCGTTACTCTCAATTCTGTTGCCCATTCCCTAGTTTAGCAACAAAAGTTGTAAATTTGCCACTCCTTCCTCTCAAAAAGGGTTTGCTTTCGGTGTCTCTTACCTTGAAAATGTCTGCTGCTGTGTCTTCCACAACTTCTCGTTTTGTGGAAGAGCTCAAAAACAAACCAACCGACAACGACAACAGCAGCAACGTTGTTGGTGGCGAACCAGAGCAGCCCCCGTACAGTGATAGTGCCAACTCTGATGTTGCAGAAGAGACTGAGCcagaggaagatgatgatgattccAAGTTGGAATCTGACAGAGAACTGGATATTGGTCCCCAAATCACCCTCAAGGAACAGCTTGAGAAAGATAAA GATGACGAGAGTTTGAGAAAATGGAAGGAGCAACTTCTGGGCAGTGTTGATATGTCTTTCGTTGGAG CAACTAAAGACCCTGATGTGAAGATTTTGAGCCTCACTATTACAAGCCCAGACAGGCCTGATCTCGTCCTGCCAATTCCATTTACAAATGATCCTAAGAAAAGCCTCTTCATCCTCAAGGAAGGAAGCAAGTGCGCCATGAAATTCACCTTCTCTGTCTCCAACAACATCGTTTCTGGTCTCAAATACACGAATGTTATTTGGAAAACTGGCGTTAGAG TGGCCAGCAGAAAAAAGATGTTGGGAACTTTTAGTCCCCAGAAGGAACCGTATACGTATGCATTGGAAGAAGAAAGCACCCCTTGTGGCATGTTCGTCAGGGGAACCTATGCAGCAAGAACCAAG TTTGTAGATGACGATCAAAAATGCTACTTGGACGTCAATTACTACTTCGAAATTCAGAAGAATTGGATAAAACCTGAATGA
- the LOC108319018 gene encoding MACPF domain-containing protein At1g14780 produces the protein MSMESVFSNPIECLGKGFDFTCDFRLKFAKGKGSRRLVVVDEEKRRDITVPGTAATIPDVSEDIRCDKGDRLRFTSDVLQFNQMSELLNQKSAIQGKIPSGYFNALFDLTGDWYRDAHNVKYLAFDGYFISLFYLHLTASHLTLQEEVKKSVPAQWDPASLTTFIQTYGTHIITGMAVGGQDVICVKQKHSSKVSSGDLRRNLENLGDFLFQDLRSPSQQQTNTSAEAKQKVPEVFNQVMQSNTTQFTSISETSSKDGLTIICSKRGGDVFKHGHSNWLQTVASNPEAILFKFVPISSLLTGIPGSGYLTHAINLYLRYKPLPEDLQCFLEFQIPRQWAPMFYELPLRHQRKKSTSPSLQFGFMSPKLHVSSTQVVSEEKPVVGLRLYLEGRKCNRLAIHVHHLSSLPKTMIHSSGASLWRGSDDNEYCDTFLEPIRWKGFANVCTAVVKHDPNWLQESGGGGGVYIVAGAQLISKGNWPKNVLHLRLQYTHIANCSIRKSDWGGAPEASRKSSFLTNLSTTFSFTQQSVTTSPQKQAPTSLDSGVYPDGPPVPVRSGKLLKYVDTSEVLRGPRDAPGHWLVTAAKLVTEGGKIGLQVKFALLDY, from the exons ATGAGCATGGAGAGTGTGTTTTCGAATCCGATAGAGTGTCTGGGAAAAGGGTTTGATTTCACGTGTGATTTCCGTTTGAAGTTTGCCAAGGGAAAAGGAAGTAGAAGATTGGTGGTTGTTGATGAAGAGAAAAGGAGGGACATTACTGTTCCTGGTACTGCTGCTACCATTCCCGATGTTTCCGAGGATATTCGCTGTGACAAGGGGGATCGCCTTCGTTTCACATCTGATGTTCTTCAATTCAATCAG ATGTCTGAGCTTCTAAATCAAAAGTCGGCAATACAGGGAAAAATTCCTTCTGGCTATTTTAATGCTCTTTTTGATCTGACTGGTGATTGGTATCGTGATGCTCATAACGTCAAGTATCTTGCTTTTGATGGTTATTTCATTTCCCTGTTCTATCTGCACCTTACTGCTTCACACCTCACACTGCAAGAGGAAGTGAAAAAGTCTGTTCCAGCTCAGTGGGACCCAGCTTCATTAACCAC GTTCATTCAAACATATGGAACACACATAATAACAGGTATGGCTGTTGGAGGTCAAGATGTAATATGTGTCAAACAAAAGCATTCTTCAAAGGTTTCATCTGGTGATCTAAGAAGAAATTTAGAGAACCTAGGAGATTTTTTGTTTCAAGATTTAAGAAGCCCTTCTCAACAACAGACTAACACCTCCGCAGAAGCCAAACAAAAA GTTCCTGAGGTCTTCAATCAAGTGATGCAATCAAATACAACGCAGTTCACCAGCATTTCAGAAACTTCAAGCAAGGAT GGCCTCACTATCATCTGTTCAAAAAGAGGAGGAGATGTGTTCAAGCATGGTCACTCAAATTGGCTCCAGACAGTGGCTTCTAATCCTGAAGCTATCCTCTTCAAGTTTGTGCCTATTTCCTCACTTCTCACAGGAATTCCTGGAAGTGGCTATCTTACTCATGCAATCAATTTGTATTTACGCT ATAAGCCCCTTCCCGAAGATTTACAATGCTTTTTGGAGTTTCAAATTCCAAGGCAATGGGCACCCATGTTTTATGAGCTACCTCTGAGGCATCAAAGGAAAAAGAGTACTTCCCCTTCCCTGCAATTTGGTTTCATGTCTCCCAAGCTTCATGTCAGTTCTACACAG GTAGTGAGTGAAGAAAAGCCTGTGGTAGGCCTCCGTTTGTACTTAGAAGGAAGAAAATGTAATAGACTTGCAATACATGTACACCATCTTTCAAGCCTCCCAAAGACAATGATCCACTCTTCAGGCGCATCTTTGTGGCGAGGATCTGATGATAATGAATACTGTGACACCTTTCTGGAACCAATAAGGTGGAAGGGATTTGCAAACGTTTGCACAGCAGTGGTTAAACATGACCCTAACTGGTTGCAAGAATCAGGTGGGGGTGGGGGTGTTTACATTGTGGCCGGTGCACAGCTCATTAGCAAAGGGAATTGGCCAAAAAATGTGCTTCACTTGCGCCTCCAATATACCCACATAGCCAATTGCAGTATCAGGAAGTCAGATTGGGGTGGTGCACCTGAGGCTTCAAGAAAATCATCTTTCCTCACAAATTTAAGCACGACATTTTCATTCACACAGCAAAGTGTGACTACTTCTCCTCAGAAGCAGGCTCCCACTTCACTTGACTCTGGTGTTTATCCAGATGGTCCACCTGTGCCTGTTCGTTCTGGAAAACTGCTTAAATACGTGGATACAAGCGAGGTTCTGAGAGGTCCACGTGATGCTCCTGGACATTGGTTGGTAACAGCTGCTAAGCTTGTGACTGAGGGTGGTAAGATTGGATTGCAGGTCAAGTTTGCACTGTTAGACTACTAG